gcatttaacACAAGACAGACTTTGAATGTGATTTGATGGGATCATTCTATTTTGGTAATTCCATGGTTATTGTGAGTATGACTATAGTTCTTGGTCTGTCTGGTATTTCATTTGTCTGTGGAGAGAAAAATGTAGTGTTGTAGAGAAGCTTGCAAGCCTGGGAGCACAGCTGCCTCAAGAGAAGCCAAGGTCTTCcagttactagctgtgtgaccttaggcgaggatacttcagtttcctcacctgcataaTGGATCATGTAATAGTATCTGCATCACTGTGGGTAGGATTAAATGCTTAGTCCAGCATCAGGCACAGAGTAATCACTCAAATATTAgcaattaaaaatagtaatagtaaaGTCAAGATATTAAGTAACTAACCCAAGAACACATAGTTAATCAGTGAAATTCTCCAATTGGCATAGTTGGTGGGTGATGTGTAAGTCATCAAAGGCATTTAACTGAACCTCTTCCTTTTAGAGGGGAAGAGAGTGTTAAATGGAGATTCATTTGCCCCCTCCACACATGCTAATGCTGTAGATGTGAGCCTAAAAGGCTAGGTCCCTGGTCTCATGGAGCAGAGAGGTCTAGCAGAGAGGGAaggataataaaaacaaaacacacacaaaaagtatgTCGTAACTGGTAGAGAAAGCAAGGCTTTCTGATAGCGGGAACTGAGGGTTACTTTGGATTGGTTAGAGGGGGTATCTCTGTGGAGGGGATGTTTAGAATTTATAATAGAATTATGTTTTGAAGTTTGAGAGAGGTCAAGAAATGATAAGTCAATCATTTGTTATAAGAGCACTAAGTTTTTGGTAATTTCCAGCTAAGAGAATATGGTGATCTGTTGTTAATATGTATTGGGGACTGTCAACAGTTTGACAGCTTATGccggaggaaaaaaaaatcagaagtactAATTCACAAACTTCCATTATTCATTTTTGGGACTCTGGGATGATTGTGTTGGGAATGTTTTATAAGAGTTGGGAAAACCGACCTCTTGATTTGGCCAGTTGTCAGCATTATAAGGTTTTGTTGTTTCATGAAGTTTTAAGTAGAAAACCATTTTATTCTCATTACCATTGGAAAACTCTAAAGTGTGCCGTGCTGATAAGAGTAATAATAATGAACATAAGTGAATCCTTGAGGTTTTTCCTTTGaggattaatttttatttttcaatgtcaTAGTTTTCAAAGAAAGGTAAGTAGAATGTGTTCTCCTAAGACAGAATTTGTAAACCAGCATTTaagagtctttttatttattacaatAAATATGGACTGTAGAAAAAActgtaaagaattaaaaaataaaaacccacaaGTCTACCATTCTTCATAAAGTATTTGCACTTTgagttttttcccctcttcttttttctgtcttttaaaagtaGTCAAGATGACACAaacacacatttgtgtgtgtttatatgtgtgtgtgtgtatatatatataaatatatgtgtacatacatatgtatacatacatatactttattttaattaaaacaatggCAGATGCTTTTCTTCATATTATTACAGCTTCATAGTAAACATGATTTtcaatggctgcataatattccatcttGTGGAATCTTTTTCACTAATTTCGTATAttaacttttttatattcttattgtTTAGTTCTCCCAAAAGTAGAATTAAAGTCTGGGAGGTAGGAAATTGTGTGGTGGGAGTTCTGGTTAATCATGGTTTTCCTATGGTTTTCAACTTTGTAAGATAAAACTGCTTCTCATTCTGAGGACAAATTTTGCTAAAATATGTCAAAGCATGTGCCATTTTGGTTTTGATGAGGGAACGTTgaatttgaagatttttaaagtttttaagaaTCATTAAGGTTTTAGGGCATGATGTCATTAGAAATTCAAGCAAGTTTATGAACCACAATAAATGTTAAAACCCCTTTTAAAGGAAATTAGGAAAAATTTGGCCTTTTGCTAGTGTGTTAATTCCTATATCTTTCTGACATTAATCTTGATAAACTGATGAGTTAAAGATAATATAATTTTAGGACTTCCCAagaggttcagtggtaaagaatccacttgccaatgcaagagactcaggtttgatacctgagttgggaagatcccctagagaaggaaatggcaacccactccagtattcttgcctgggaaatccaatggacaggaggaacctggtgggctacagtccatggggtcacaaaaaagtcagacatgacttagcaactaaacagcaataaatataattttaaagtcagAACTGTGTTTCTCTTAGCtatcaagtgaaagtgaaagtgaagtcattcagtcgtgtctgacgctttgcgacccggtggactgtagcctactaggatcctccatccgtgggattttccaggcaagagtactggagtgggttgccatttccttctccaggggatcctcccgactgAGGGATCgagccctggtttcctgcattgtaggcagacgctttaatatctgagccaccagggaagctatctAGAAcatatagcaaaataaaatacatgaaatatttttcattagtaGAAGGACACATAGCAATTGCATACTAAAAAGACACATAATCATTAAAATTTCTCATGtggtttttggatttttttgtctTGAATTTCAGTATACTTTCAGTACTGTTGAAAGCTACATTTTCTGTTTGgatattaaaattgaattttactCGATTAGTATCTTCCATTCAActctcatctgctgctgctggtggGATTAGAAATATCTGTCTCAAGGGCAGTTCAACAACATATACAAGAAACctttaaataagtttattttcacTACTTCATCAACTAAAATCTATGGAttaatcctaaggaaataattggCCAAGTATGTAAAGATTAATGCATAAGAATGTAGTCTTTCTTGTCAAAGTAAGATATtagaaacaacttaaatatcCAACAGTTAGGGATTagttaaataaattgtggtatattcatactgGAATATTGTGAAGCTATTAAAATTATCATATAGACACATGGTTTTAATTTGGGAAAATTATCATGATATAATGTAGATATATTGACCTGTTTTATGAAGTCATCTGATATTGGCAGTTAGTGGTTGATGAATATCTTCCAAAGAGagtagtttttgttttgtcaGAGTAAAAGGCACTTAGACCCATTTGTATCTTGAGATCATTCTCATTTGTTTGTCTGAAGCATATAACATGATATTTTACCTTTCATTGTTTATGGCAGAGACACATATATCTAATTCAGTAAAAATATCATTATACCAttgtaaattaaaaagaagactgtctacaataattttctattttgtgcTACTTTAGACTGATATTTAACGTACTTATTCTGATTCTGGATATGATGTTGGATTTTATACGCACCTTTAGAATTTATAAGAGCCTTAAAAGCTGGGATTTCCACCAAGTTTTCACTGTTAGAGCCACTTCATTCCCACCAGTGGCCTGCTCAGTGCATGTGTCTACCAGAAATCCAATTTTCCAGCAGAAATATTGTAGCCTCGTTTCTTGAAAGAGAGCCCTGGTCATTTTCCCCAGAAGCTAGGTTTCCTGgttgtcaaccccagtctccatTGATTGGACCCTTCATAGCAATGGCCGAACCACTCTGAGGCAAGAACAACTGGTCTTCCGAACAAGCACAGATGCATGGGCATCGTTTgagcccctgcccagcccctcctTGGTCGGAACCCCTCacttttggactgcaagagacCGCATCCTGAGACTAGTGTCTTACTTGTCTGCCTGGTACCCCAGTGTGGGCTCTCCTTTCAGACATGTGTCTGGACAACTTGCCCTTACTTGGCAAATGCATTCTCATACCATCGGGCTCCAGATCCTAGTCTTACCCATGAAGGACTGGTCTTCTGCTACCTCTGTTAAACAGCCCAGGGAAGGGGACTGACTTGAAGTGACTGAGGTGGATAATCCAACATGCAAATTCACATTGGCGCAGTTTGGCTtaggagaataaaaaagaagtGAACAAGAAGGTAAAAAAAGCGGATTGAGGACAAAGTCTCCAGTCCTGTACCGCATGCTTAACCAGTGTTGCCGTGGCTTGAAACTAAAACATGGCGAAAGGTGGACCAGAAGTCTTGGGAAAGCCATACAGTCACATGAAGAGAAACTCAACACCTGATATCTTGGCAAGAATGTGCCTGGCATTACCAACTTGCCCTTGATTAATGAACAGAACCTATGTATAAGAAATGAGCTGGAAACTACCAGAAAGAGTGTTAACATGCTATGCTGTAATTGTTACCAGTATAGAATGGATTAATGCAAGACTCAGAATATTTGACCTAGTTTTGCCTTctgctcattcattctttcagccAACCAGCCAAccattcagtaaatattggtCTTGAGACAGCCAGGGCAGGTGGGTCCTGGGGTTGTCATGATGAACAAAATAGATACAGACCCTCTCTCACTAAGCTTGCACATAACCTGAGAAACAGACAACAGTGACTGATGTGAAATAAATGCTATAATAGGAGGTCAAGGACCAGGGTCCTGGAGCAAGGGACATGTACACTGAAATCTAAAGGATTAACAGGAGTTGACTAGAATAAGGGGCTTAGCAATGGCAACTGGTGGTTTAGTGACTGATTTTTGCAAAGAGtgatatttgtttcttctttaaatttctttctagGATGTTCAGTTCTTCTCCACAATGAATGAGTGTTACTATGATAAGCGGATGGACTTTTTTTATAATAGGAGCAACACTGACACTGCTGATGAGTGGACAGGAACGAAGCTTGTAATTGTTTTGTGTGTTGGAACATTTTTCTGcctgtttatctttttttctaattctctAGTCATCGCAGCAGTGATCAAAAACAGAAAGTTTCATTTCCCCTTCTACTACCTGTTGGCTAACCTAGCTGCTGCAGACTTCTTTGCTGGAATTGCCTATGTGTACCTGATGTTTAACACTGGCCCAGTTTCAAAAACTCTGACTGTCAACCGGTGGTTTCTCCGCCAGGGACTTCTGGACGCTAGCTTAACAGCCTCCCTGACCAATTTGTTGGTTATTGCCGTGGAAAGGCACATGTCAATCATGAGGATGCGGGTCCACAGCAACCTGACCAAAAAGAGGGTGACTCTGCTCATCTTGTTCGTCTGGGCCATCGCCATCTTTATGGGGGCTGTCCCCACGCTGGGCTGGAATTGCCTCTGTGACATCTCTGCCTGCTCTTCCCTGGCCCCCATTTATAGCAGGAGTTACCTCATTTTCTGGACTGTGTCCAACCTCATGGCCTTCTTCATTATGGTTGTGGTATACCTGCGGATCTACATGTACGTAAAGAGGAAAACCAACGTCTTGTCTCCGCATACGAGTGGGTCCATCAGCCGCCGGAGGACACCCATGAAGCTAATGAAGACGGTGATGACTGTCTTAGGTAAGAGGAACCAAGTCAGCCATTATTCcccttcattcagcaaatatttattgagtacctgttGTAAAACAAGGCATTTACTAGGTAGTAGGAATGCAGCAGTGAACATGAACAGACATAAACCCCCACCTGCCTGGAGCTTATACTCTAATAGGGGAAGACAACGTAAGTACTCTAATGGgacaaacaaaataattttatggtaaattttattatgaattttgtaaaataagaTGTTGAGGAGtctaatgggaaaaaatagagcAGGGAAGATAAGGAGTGTGCTAAACTGGTACAGTTTGCAATTTAAAAAGAGTGTTGTGAGGGACAGCTTCACCTAGAAGATGACTTTGTAGCCGAGATAGGAAAGTGGTGAGGGAGCGAATCACGTGGGTATGGGGGGATGGGTGTTTCAGGTAAAAGATGCAATGAGTTTTGGAGGctgaacagcaaggaggccagtgtggctggggtGGAGTGAGCGAGGGGGCGATGAGGTCAGAGagctgagggggtggggtggggagactcAGATTCCATGGGGCTGTGCAGTTACCGTAAAGGCTTTGGCTTTTCTGAATGAGAGGAGAAGCCATTGGAAGGTTTTGAATGAGGGAGTGGCATGATCTCGCTTACATTTTAGTGGCATCTCTCTGGCTGCTGTTTTGAGGAAATACTATAGTGGGGCAAAGGCAAAAGCAGAGAATTGCTTAAGAGGGCATTTCGGTGCCCAAGAGAGATGGTAATGACTAGGACCAGAGAGCAGTCTGGAGGTGATGTCACGTGGCTGGTTTCTGAATTTTTTAGATGATAGCATCAGTAGGATTTGCTGATGGGTAAGGGACAAAGGAAGATGGGAGGGCTAGGGGAAGATGGAGATggggaagacagaagaggagatTTGTGGAGAAGGTGGGGAGTTTGGCTTTGGTCTAGCTAagtttaggattttttttaagacatctcAGGGAGTTATTGAATGAAGCTTTCAGGATTTAGGGGTGGACTGGAGATCTACATTTGAGAGTcactgggtggggggagggggagtggtaTTTTAAACCACAAAACTGGATGAGCCCACTGTGAAAGGGAGTGTGgatggagaaaagaagaggacCAAGGAACGAGCCCCGGGACATTCCAATGCAGGGAAGGTGGAAAGGCAGGAGCAACCAGCATAAAACCAAGAAAAGGAGTAGCCAGAAAACCCAGGGGAATACAGTGGCCTGGAAACTGTGAAAAGGATAGGGTGTATCAGCAATGTTCATACTCCTGAGAGGTAGAGTCAGACAAGGTCTCACTGGGTTTAGCAGAGTGGTAGTTGTTTGGTGACCTTGGAAAGGTCAAAACTAGCATAGTTGTTTGGTGACCTTGGAAAGATCAAAACTAACATAGCCAAGAGTCtgatccaaaggaaatgaagaaagggaCAGAGGAGAACCTTTAAGACAATGGGTTTCAGCAGCTCTCAGGAGTTTTGCTTTCCATTGGATTCTTGGACCAAGAAGACTCATTTGGGTGAAGAATTTTACCTTTGTTTTGTATTCTCTGTGGCAGGTAGCCAGTTGTGTGCCAATTCTAGTCCTGTGTCCAGGTGACAGGTAGACTTTGTGATGGGTGGACAAACAAAAACTTTGATGGTTTTGCAGGCCTTGACTTCTACATTAGAGAGGCCATTTCTCACCCTGTGTGGTGGCTGCAGCTGTGGGGCCCATTGTTGAGAGAGATTCAGGAGTATAGTCCTTTTAATTCCCAATGTGAAGGAACTATAAAGTGAATTCTTGGGGAGCAATTCATAATGGAAAATGCAGGGGATATGTGGTCTGGAATGGGAATCATCAGGATATCAGTAGGTCCTGAAACTGCTAGTGTGGTTTGGAAGTCAGCAGACACGTACTataattgttaaaataatttcaaactgaGGATTTATTTtagataacaaatatttatataggGTTTAATATGTGTCAAGCATTGTCCTAAGGATTTTATAGATATTAGCTTATTTAATCCCCTTGGCAACCCTGTGAGGTCAGCTACTGTTATCCCTGtatcagatgaagaaactgagtggAGAGTTTAAGCAGTATGGCCAAAGTCATTCATTGTTAATGGTGGAACCAACACTGACCAGTTGGCCATTGAAGTCCACATGTTTATTACCAGATTCTGTAActagttttgctttatttggaCTTTGTACTAGCTTCTTCTTTGTTCTGTCTTCAAGTTTGAACACCTCATTCTCCTTGTAGTGCCTTGACAAGAATGTAGATAACAATAAGAAAAGGTGGAGTCATATTGATCCATTTTTCTACTCTTGAGCTAGAGCTATTGATGTTTTTGGTCTTTATTCCTAGTGTCAATAAACTACTTTTCCTACTTGCGAGCATAACCATTTGCTTTGatgctgttgttcagctgctaagtcgtgttcagctctttgcaaccccatggactgcagcacgcaggcttccctgtccttcactatctcccagagcttgctgaaactcatgtccattgagttggtgataccatccaaaaatatcatcatctgtcatccccttcttttgccaacaatctttcccagcctcgggatcttttccaattagttggctcttcacattaggtggccaaagtattagagcttcagcttcagcatcagtccttccaatgaatactcagggttgatttcctttaggattgactggtttgatctccttgctatccaagggattctcaagagtcttctcaaacaccacagtttgaaagaatcaattctttggtgcttagccttctttatggtccaacactcacatccacacatataAGAAAACCATTGTTTGACTATataaacctttgttggtaaagtaatgtctctgttttttaatacactatctaagTTTGCcgtagctttacttccaaggagtaagcatcttttactttcatggctgcagtcactgtctgcagtgattttggaggccaagaaaataaagtctgtcatagtttccactgtttccccatctattt
This portion of the Cervus canadensis isolate Bull #8, Minnesota chromosome 2, ASM1932006v1, whole genome shotgun sequence genome encodes:
- the LPAR3 gene encoding lysophosphatidic acid receptor 3, which gives rise to MNECYYDKRMDFFYNRSNTDTADEWTGTKLVIVLCVGTFFCLFIFFSNSLVIAAVIKNRKFHFPFYYLLANLAAADFFAGIAYVYLMFNTGPVSKTLTVNRWFLRQGLLDASLTASLTNLLVIAVERHMSIMRMRVHSNLTKKRVTLLILFVWAIAIFMGAVPTLGWNCLCDISACSSLAPIYSRSYLIFWTVSNLMAFFIMVVVYLRIYMYVKRKTNVLSPHTSGSISRRRTPMKLMKTVMTVLGAFVVCWTPGLVVLLLDGLNCTRCNVQHVKRWFLLLALLNSVMNPIIYSYKDEDMYSTMKRMLCCFSQEKNPERRPSRLPSMVLSRSDTGGSQYMEDNNRGPVCNKSSS